The genomic stretch GGACAGCGCCGTCTGTGTGTCCGCGAGGTCGTCGGGGCCGGTGGACTGGGCCAGCCACAAGGCGGCCTCGTTCATCGCGCCCGAAAGCAGGCGGGTCAGCGGTGCGACCGGCTGCGCCGGGAGCGTTCCGTTCTCGATGAGGGTGGTCAGCGCCTCGGTCAGGTGTTTGGCGGAGGTCGCCTCGTCAATGGCGCGCCATTCGGTCCAGCCCAGCACCGCGGGGCCGTCGACCAGCATGATGCGCTGGACCTCCGGGTCGGCGCCGGCCGCCACGAAGGCCGCGCAGCCGTTCTTGAGCTGATCCCACGGATCGGCCGCGGCCTCCGCCGCCGCGACCACCCGGGCCGCCACCTCCTGCTGCACCTCTTCCAGCACGGCGCGGAAGAGCTCGGCCTTGCCCGCGAAATGGTGGTAGAGGGCTCCCTTGGTCACCCCGGACTCGCGCACGATCTCCGCCAGCCCGACGGCGCCGTAGCCCTTGGCCGCGAACAGCCGTCTGCTCGCGGCGAGCAGCGTTCGCCTGGTGTGTTCCTTCTGCTCGGCCCTGGTCAATCCAACACTCCTTTGACATACCGATGGTACGTGAAGTAGCGTACCCCGGCATACCGATGGTATGTGAACGAAGGAGATGGGCGTGGAGCTGAGCAGCTTCTATCCGGTGGTGTGCACGGCCGACGTCGCCGCGTCGAAGGACTTCTACGTGCGGCTGTTCGGGTTCGAGGTGACGTTCGAGGCCGAGTGGTACGTGAGCCTGCGCCGTGGGCCGTACGAGCTGGCCCTGCTCGATCACCGGCATCCGACGATCCCTCTGGCCTACCGGAGGCCGGTCGCGGGGCTCTTGCTCAATTTCGAGGTGGCCGACGTCGACGCCGAGTGGGAACGGCTCGTCGTCCGTGAAGGGCTGGAGCCCGAGCTGGCGTTGCGCGACGAGGAGTTCGGCCAGCGCCACTTCATCGTGTCGGATCCCAGCGGCGTGCTCGTCGACGTCATCACGCCGATCGCGCCGTCGGCCGAGTTCGCCGGGCAGTACGTGTCCGGCGGGCAGGAACACCCGAGCATCCGGCCCTAGGTGGTAGTCTTGCATGTCGGCTCTGTGACGGCGGCGCTGCGCGCTGCCCATGACGGCCTTCACGCGGCGACTGTAGGCACGCACGGTTGTTCGCTCATTGGTTACATTAGCGCGTGCCCGTAGATTGAAGGAGAGCCGTGTCCCTCGACACCGCTGCCAAGAAGTCCATCATCGGCGAATACGCGACGACCGAGGGTGACACCGGGTCGCCCGAGGTGCAGATCGCACTGCTGAGCAAGCGCATCAGCGAGCTCACCGAGCACCTGAAGACGCACAAGCACGACCACCACAGCCGTCGTGGCCTGCTTCTGCTCGTCGGTCGCCGGCGCCGCCTGCTGAAGTACCTGCAGAAGGTCGACATCCAGCGCTACCGTTCGCTCATCGAGCGGCTCGGCCTGCGCCGATAACATGAAAGGGAGCGGCGTCGCGCCGCTCCCTTTCCCATATGGGTAGTAGCACCCATAGGGACGAAAGGCGCGTGGCGGCGTGAAACCGTCACCCCGCCTGACGTACAACTGAAGATCCGAGACACACAGCCCCCGCGTCCGCTCAGCACCATGCGACCCGCGACGCCTGCGGGCCGGTCCTCGGTAGTGGCTTCCGGTAGACGTGACGTCTGACCGGGCGCTTCGATCGAAGACCGGCGCTGCACCTAACGAGGGTGCCGGTGAGAAAAGGGCGCGGGAGACCGACCACAAGGAGGTCCCCCGTGGAGGGTGTCCACACTGCTGAAGCCGTCATAGACAACGGCTCATTCGGCACGCGCACGATCCGGTTCGAGACCGGACGGCTCGCGCGTCAGGCGGCGGGGTCCGCCGTCGCATATCTCGACAACGACACGATGGTGCTCTCAGCGACCACCGCGTCGAAGACTCCGAAGGAACAGTTCGACTTCTTCCCGCTGACGGTGGACGTCGAGGAGCGAATGTACGCCGCGGGGCGCATCCCCGGCTCGTTCTTCCGTCGTGAGGGCCGTCCCTCCGAGGACGCCATCCTCACCTGTCGCCTGATCGACCGGCCGCTGCGCCCGTCGTTCGTCAAGGGCCTGCGCAACGAGGTGCAGGTCGTGGCCACCATCATGGCGCTCAACCCCGACCACCTCTACGACGTGGTCGCCATCAACGCCGCGTCCCTGTCGACGCAGCTGGCGGGCCTGCCGTTCTCGGGCCCGATCGGTGGCGTGCGGGTGGCGCTGATCGAGGGCCAGTGGGTGGCGTTCCCGACGCACCATGAGCTCGAGTCGGCCACGTTCGACATGGTCGTGGCGGGCCGGGTGCTCGACGACGGCGATGTCGCGATCATGATGGTCGAGGCCGAGTCCACCAAGGACACGCTGAAGCTGGTCGCCGAGGGCGCCGTCGCGCCCACCGAGGAGACCGTCGCACAGGGCCTGGATGCCGCCAAGCCCTTCATCAAGGTGCTGTGCGAGGCGCAGTCGCGCATCGCGCAGGTCGCGGCCAAGGAGACGGCCGAATACCCGGTCTTCCTGGACTACCAGGAGGACGCCTACGCCGCGGTCGAAGCGGCGATCAAGAACGAGCTTGCCGCCGCGCTGACCATCGCCGGCAAGCAGGAGCGCGAGAACGAGCTGGAGAAGGTCAAGGCGCTGGCCGCCGAGAAGGTCCTGCCCGACTTCGAGGGGCGCGAGAAGGAGATCTCCGCCGCGTTCCGCTCGGTGATGAAGAAGCTCATGCGTGAGCGGGTCATCAAGGAGGGCATCCGCATCGACGGCCGTGGCACCAAGGACATCCGCGCCTTGTCGGCCGAGGTCCACGTGGTGCCGCGGGTGCACGGCTCGGCGTTGTTCGAGCGCGGCGAGACCCAGATCATGGGCATCACGACGCTCAACATGCTGCGCATGGAGCAGGTCATCGACACGCTCAACCCGGACCGCACCAAGCGCTACATGCACAACTACAACTTCCCGCCTTACTCCACCGGTGAGACCGGCCGGGTGGGCTCGCCCAAGCGGCGCGAGATCGGTCACGGCGCGCTGGCCGAGCGGGCGCTGATCCCGGTGCTGCCCTCGCGCGAGGAGTTCCCGTACGCGATCCGCCAGGTCTCCGAGGCGCTCGGCTCGAACGGCTCGACCTCGATGGGCTCGGTGTGCGCGTCCACGATGGCGCTGCTCGACGCCGGTGTGCCGCTCAAGGAGATGGTCGCGGGCATCGCGATGGGCCTGATCGGCGAGGGTGACACGTACGTCACGCTGACCGACATCCTCGGCGCCGAGGACGCCATGGGCGACATGGACTTCAAGGTCGCCGGCACCAAGGACGTCATCACCGCCCTGCAGCTCGACACCAAGCTCGACGGCATCCCGGCCCACGTGCTCGCGGGCGCTCTGAAGCAGGCCAAGGGCGCCCGGCTGGCGATCCTCGACGTGATGCAGGAAGCGATCGACTCCCCGGCGGAGATGAACCCGACCGCGCCGCGCATCATCACCATCAAGGTC from Nonomuraea polychroma encodes the following:
- a CDS encoding polyribonucleotide nucleotidyltransferase codes for the protein MEGVHTAEAVIDNGSFGTRTIRFETGRLARQAAGSAVAYLDNDTMVLSATTASKTPKEQFDFFPLTVDVEERMYAAGRIPGSFFRREGRPSEDAILTCRLIDRPLRPSFVKGLRNEVQVVATIMALNPDHLYDVVAINAASLSTQLAGLPFSGPIGGVRVALIEGQWVAFPTHHELESATFDMVVAGRVLDDGDVAIMMVEAESTKDTLKLVAEGAVAPTEETVAQGLDAAKPFIKVLCEAQSRIAQVAAKETAEYPVFLDYQEDAYAAVEAAIKNELAAALTIAGKQERENELEKVKALAAEKVLPDFEGREKEISAAFRSVMKKLMRERVIKEGIRIDGRGTKDIRALSAEVHVVPRVHGSALFERGETQIMGITTLNMLRMEQVIDTLNPDRTKRYMHNYNFPPYSTGETGRVGSPKRREIGHGALAERALIPVLPSREEFPYAIRQVSEALGSNGSTSMGSVCASTMALLDAGVPLKEMVAGIAMGLIGEGDTYVTLTDILGAEDAMGDMDFKVAGTKDVITALQLDTKLDGIPAHVLAGALKQAKGARLAILDVMQEAIDSPAEMNPTAPRIITIKVPVDKIGEVIGPKGKMINQIQDDTGAEITIEDDGTIYIGATDGPAAEAARSAINAIANPHMPEVGERYLGTVVKIAAFGAFISLMPGKDGLLHVSQIRKLHGGKRIENVEDVMSVGEKIQVEIAEIDGRGKLSLVPVEVIEKEAAEKEAKAPEGDSEAPETEEAAAPGEEKSDRPRRTRTRVRTRTSSGGGEGDDRNS
- a CDS encoding TetR/AcrR family transcriptional regulator — protein: MTRAEQKEHTRRTLLAASRRLFAAKGYGAVGLAEIVRESGVTKGALYHHFAGKAELFRAVLEEVQQEVAARVVAAAEAAADPWDQLKNGCAAFVAAGADPEVQRIMLVDGPAVLGWTEWRAIDEATSAKHLTEALTTLIENGTLPAQPVAPLTRLLSGAMNEAALWLAQSTGPDDLADTQTALSRLLDSLRAHH
- the rpsO gene encoding 30S ribosomal protein S15 — translated: MSLDTAAKKSIIGEYATTEGDTGSPEVQIALLSKRISELTEHLKTHKHDHHSRRGLLLLVGRRRRLLKYLQKVDIQRYRSLIERLGLRR
- a CDS encoding VOC family protein, producing MELSSFYPVVCTADVAASKDFYVRLFGFEVTFEAEWYVSLRRGPYELALLDHRHPTIPLAYRRPVAGLLLNFEVADVDAEWERLVVREGLEPELALRDEEFGQRHFIVSDPSGVLVDVITPIAPSAEFAGQYVSGGQEHPSIRP